Proteins encoded in a region of the Gallalistipes aquisgranensis genome:
- the ilvN gene encoding acetolactate synthase small subunit yields the protein MNKEYIIIAFTENQIGVLNRITSCYLRRKINIESLKVSESPVRGISMFVISAFTTAETIEKVAKQIRNIIDVLQVDFYDEAELITQEIALYKISSRPFRENGRVDALSRQWGTRLIEFSPKYVVLEKTGTREEIEELKRELEENGLLQEFTRSGSVIIHRDSIFDRLHETIGDRSGQQ from the coding sequence ATGAACAAGGAATATATCATCATCGCATTCACGGAGAACCAGATCGGCGTACTGAACCGGATCACGAGCTGCTATCTGCGCCGCAAGATCAACATCGAGAGCCTGAAGGTTTCCGAATCGCCGGTCAGGGGAATCAGCATGTTCGTCATTTCGGCCTTCACCACGGCCGAGACGATCGAGAAGGTCGCCAAGCAGATCCGCAACATCATCGACGTGCTGCAGGTCGATTTCTACGACGAGGCGGAGCTCATCACCCAGGAGATCGCCCTCTACAAAATATCCTCGCGCCCCTTCCGCGAAAACGGCCGGGTGGACGCCCTCTCGCGCCAGTGGGGTACCCGGCTGATCGAATTCTCGCCCAAGTACGTGGTGCTGGAGAAAACGGGCACCCGCGAGGAGATCGAGGAGCTGAAACGGGAACTGGAAGAGAACGGCCTGCTGCAGGAGTTCACCCGTTCGGGCAGCGTCATCATCCACCGCGACTCGATCTTCGACCGGCTGCACGAAACGATCGGGGACCGCTCCGGACAACAATGA
- the ilvC gene encoding ketol-acid reductoisomerase: MAKMNFGGVEENVVTREEFPLAKAREVLKDETIAVIGYGVQGPGQSLNLKDNGFNVIVGQRRNSKTWDKAVADGWVPGETLFEIEEACRRATVIQYLLSDAAQIAMWPTVKKHLTAGKALYFSHGFAITYKERTGIVPPADVDVIMIAPKGSGTSLRRLFLEGRGLNSSYAVFQDATGRARDRVIALGIGVGSGYLFETDFKREVYSDLTGERGTLMGAIQGIFAAQYQVLRENGHTPSEAFNETVEELTQSLMPLIGENGMDWMYANCSTTAQRGALDWWKPFRDATLPVFKKLYAEVAAGNEAQRSIDSNSKPDYREKLDAELREMRESEMWQAGEAVRALRPERNK; encoded by the coding sequence ATGGCAAAAATGAATTTCGGGGGAGTCGAAGAGAACGTCGTAACCCGTGAAGAGTTTCCCCTGGCAAAGGCCCGGGAAGTGTTGAAGGACGAGACCATCGCCGTGATCGGATACGGCGTGCAGGGTCCCGGACAGTCGCTGAACCTGAAGGACAACGGTTTCAACGTCATCGTCGGCCAGCGCAGGAATTCCAAGACGTGGGACAAGGCCGTAGCCGACGGCTGGGTTCCCGGAGAGACGCTCTTCGAGATCGAAGAGGCCTGCCGGCGCGCCACCGTCATCCAGTACCTGCTGTCGGACGCCGCGCAGATCGCCATGTGGCCCACGGTCAAAAAGCACCTCACGGCGGGCAAGGCGCTCTACTTCTCGCACGGATTCGCCATCACTTATAAGGAACGGACCGGCATCGTGCCCCCGGCCGACGTGGACGTCATCATGATCGCGCCGAAAGGATCGGGCACTTCGCTGCGCCGCCTCTTCCTCGAAGGCCGCGGACTGAACTCCAGCTACGCCGTCTTCCAGGACGCCACGGGCCGTGCCCGCGACCGCGTGATCGCGCTGGGGATCGGTGTGGGATCGGGCTACCTGTTCGAAACCGATTTCAAACGGGAAGTCTATTCCGACCTGACCGGCGAACGGGGTACGCTGATGGGTGCCATCCAGGGTATTTTCGCCGCCCAGTACCAGGTGCTCCGCGAAAACGGACACACGCCTTCGGAAGCCTTCAACGAGACGGTGGAAGAGCTCACCCAGAGCCTGATGCCGCTGATCGGGGAGAACGGCATGGACTGGATGTACGCCAACTGCTCGACAACGGCGCAGCGCGGCGCCCTCGACTGGTGGAAACCTTTCCGCGACGCGACGCTGCCCGTCTTCAAGAAACTCTACGCCGAAGTGGCCGCCGGCAACGAGGCCCAGCGCTCGATCGACTCGAACAGCAAGCCCGACTACCGCGAAAAACTGGATGCCGAACTGCGCGAGATGCGCGAGAGCGAAATGTGGCAGGCCGGCGAAGCCGTACGTGCCCTGCGTCCGGAACGCAACAAATAG
- a CDS encoding nucleotide-diphospho-sugar transferase, whose protein sequence is MQTAVLFLIFNRPDTASQVFEAIRRARPPRLYVAADGPRKERPGEAELCRRTREIVNGVDWECEVHTLFRDENLGCGRAVSGAIGWFFSQEPEGIVLEDDCLPHPDFFPYCEELLARYRDDRRVAFISGNNFDFGTPDRRTSYYFSAYSHVWGWAAWRRSWELYDFSLAGKTLPEFRAVLRNLFLTPTERRHWENIFMKMKLGKIDTWDYQFSISLMSAGALCIIPAVPLIRNIGFTPDATHTTQEDLRLSQRLTGPILPLVHPDRVEQDKEADRRYMHDYLRRRISLLHHLKRKAFYALARARKREGRTQ, encoded by the coding sequence ATGCAGACAGCCGTACTTTTCCTCATATTCAACCGGCCGGACACCGCCTCGCAGGTGTTCGAGGCCATCCGCCGGGCACGCCCTCCCCGGCTCTACGTGGCGGCCGACGGCCCGCGCAAAGAAAGGCCGGGCGAAGCGGAACTCTGCCGCAGGACGCGGGAAATCGTAAACGGCGTCGACTGGGAGTGCGAAGTGCACACCCTTTTCCGGGACGAGAATCTCGGTTGCGGACGGGCCGTCAGCGGGGCGATCGGATGGTTCTTCTCCCAGGAGCCGGAAGGAATCGTCCTGGAGGACGACTGCCTGCCCCACCCCGACTTCTTTCCCTACTGCGAGGAGCTGCTCGCCCGTTACCGCGACGACCGGAGGGTCGCTTTCATCTCGGGCAACAATTTCGATTTCGGAACCCCGGACCGCCGGACGTCCTACTATTTTTCGGCATACAGCCACGTATGGGGATGGGCCGCATGGCGCAGGAGCTGGGAACTGTACGATTTCAGCCTCGCCGGCAAGACGCTGCCGGAATTCCGGGCTGTCCTCCGCAACCTGTTCCTCACGCCGACGGAACGCCGCCACTGGGAAAATATCTTCATGAAGATGAAACTCGGAAAGATCGACACGTGGGACTACCAGTTTTCGATCTCCCTCATGTCCGCAGGGGCGCTCTGCATCATTCCGGCCGTGCCGTTGATCCGCAACATCGGTTTCACCCCGGATGCCACCCACACCACGCAGGAAGACCTCCGGCTGTCGCAGCGACTGACGGGCCCCATCCTCCCCCTGGTACACCCCGACCGCGTGGAACAGGACAAGGAAGCCGACCGCCGGTACATGCACGATTACCTCCGGCGCCGCATCTCCCTGCTGCACCACCTCAAACGAAAGGCGTTCTACGCCCTCGCCCGGGCACGGAAAAGGGAAGGCCGGACGCAATAA
- a CDS encoding prephenate dehydratase: MRVAIQGYEGCFHQIVARHYFGNEVETVPCATFREVAHKVERGEVDYGVMAIENSIAGSIIANYSILQNSRLQVAGEAYLLIRQNLLVLPGTEMEDIREVHSHPMALLQCVDYLDPRGWKLVETEDTALSARIIAEKGLKNVAGIASTLAAELFGLKVIAPDIHTIKNNYTRFMILKQTDHLVPEGADKASLYIKTDHRRGSLLRVLRQMEDSGINMSKLQSYPIPSEPWHYLFHTDMEFDSLGDFNYTLEKMRRAAEEVYVYGVYKKGENI; the protein is encoded by the coding sequence ATGAGAGTCGCCATTCAGGGTTACGAGGGATGCTTCCACCAGATCGTCGCACGCCATTACTTCGGGAACGAAGTCGAAACCGTTCCGTGCGCCACGTTCCGGGAAGTAGCCCACAAGGTAGAGCGGGGAGAGGTGGACTACGGCGTCATGGCCATCGAGAACTCCATTGCGGGAAGCATCATCGCCAATTACAGCATCCTCCAGAACAGCCGCCTGCAGGTGGCGGGTGAGGCCTACCTGCTCATCCGGCAGAACCTGCTGGTGCTTCCCGGAACGGAGATGGAGGATATCCGCGAGGTGCACTCCCACCCGATGGCCCTGCTCCAATGCGTGGACTACCTCGATCCCCGGGGCTGGAAACTGGTCGAAACGGAAGACACGGCCCTAAGCGCCCGGATCATCGCCGAAAAGGGATTGAAGAACGTGGCGGGAATCGCCAGTACGCTGGCCGCCGAACTCTTCGGACTGAAGGTGATCGCCCCCGACATCCACACGATCAAGAACAACTACACCCGTTTCATGATCCTCAAACAGACGGACCACCTGGTGCCCGAGGGGGCCGACAAAGCCTCCCTCTACATCAAGACCGACCACCGGCGGGGCTCGCTGCTGCGGGTGCTGCGCCAGATGGAGGATTCGGGCATCAACATGAGCAAGCTCCAGTCCTATCCCATCCCCAGCGAACCGTGGCACTACCTGTTCCACACCGACATGGAGTTCGACTCGCTGGGCGACTTCAACTACACGCTGGAAAAGATGCGCCGGGCGGCGGAAGAGGTCTATGTCTACGGCGTCTACAAAAAGGGAGAGAACATCTGA
- a CDS encoding pyridoxal phosphate-dependent aminotransferase translates to MNEKGLQIEVAERLSGVGEYYFSKKLREIDRMRAEGTPVISLGIGSPDQPPHPSVVERLAAEAARSDTHAYQPYKGAAVLRRAFSKWYAERYGVALDPETEILPLIGSKEGVMHICMTYLNPGDRVLIPNPGYPTYRSAATIAGGVCVDYRLTAENDWLPDFGQIEAAGLEGVKMMIVNYPQMPTGAHATPELFARLVEFARRHGILLVHDNPYSFVRNDRPLSLLSVPGAKEVALELNSLSKSHNMAGWRIGMIGGSAERLNEVIRFKSNMDSGMFYPMQAAAATALSLGDEWYRSLNDLYYSREALGYELLDVLGCTYRRGQAGLFVWAALPEGFDGDCYAFSDRILYDCGVFVTPGGIFGSEGDRYIRISLCASEETLRAAIGKIREGLR, encoded by the coding sequence ATGAACGAAAAAGGTTTACAGATCGAAGTGGCGGAACGGCTCTCGGGAGTGGGCGAATACTACTTCTCGAAGAAGCTGCGCGAGATAGACCGGATGCGGGCGGAGGGAACGCCCGTCATCAGCCTGGGCATCGGAAGTCCCGACCAGCCGCCCCACCCCTCGGTGGTGGAACGCCTGGCGGCCGAGGCAGCCCGGTCCGACACCCACGCCTACCAGCCCTACAAGGGGGCGGCCGTCCTGCGGCGGGCCTTCTCGAAGTGGTATGCGGAACGTTACGGCGTGGCGCTCGACCCCGAAACGGAAATTCTTCCGCTCATCGGATCGAAAGAGGGCGTCATGCACATCTGCATGACCTATCTCAACCCGGGCGACCGGGTGTTGATTCCCAATCCCGGATACCCCACCTACCGCTCGGCGGCCACCATCGCCGGAGGCGTGTGCGTGGACTACCGGCTGACGGCGGAGAACGACTGGCTGCCCGACTTCGGACAGATCGAGGCCGCGGGACTGGAAGGCGTGAAAATGATGATCGTCAACTATCCCCAGATGCCGACCGGAGCACATGCCACGCCCGAGCTTTTCGCCCGGCTGGTGGAGTTCGCCCGGCGGCACGGCATCCTGCTGGTGCACGACAATCCGTACAGTTTCGTGCGGAACGACCGTCCGCTGAGCCTGCTCTCGGTACCCGGCGCCAAAGAGGTGGCGCTGGAGCTCAATTCGCTGAGCAAAAGCCACAACATGGCCGGCTGGCGCATCGGCATGATCGGCGGCAGCGCCGAACGGCTCAATGAGGTGATCCGATTCAAAAGCAACATGGATTCGGGCATGTTCTACCCGATGCAGGCGGCGGCGGCCACGGCCCTCTCGCTGGGCGACGAGTGGTACCGTTCGCTGAACGACCTCTACTACTCCCGCGAGGCGCTGGGCTACGAACTGCTCGATGTGCTGGGCTGCACCTACCGCAGGGGGCAGGCGGGACTGTTCGTCTGGGCGGCGCTGCCCGAAGGGTTCGACGGCGACTGCTACGCCTTTTCGGACCGGATACTCTACGACTGCGGGGTGTTCGTCACGCCGGGCGGCATCTTCGGCAGCGAAGGCGACCGTTACATCCGCATCAGCCTCTGCGCCTCGGAAGAGACCCTGCGGGCGGCCATCGGAAAAATCAGGGAGGGCCTGCGATGA
- a CDS encoding prephenate dehydrogenase produces MKTAIIGIGLIGGSFALSLKEHGLSDEIWGVDKSEANRDKALEMGLVDRIVTLDEAAAGADLIVLATPVDTIPLLAVKLLNKANERQVIMDMGSIKAELCEVIERHPNRGRFVATHPMWGTEYSGPEAAVKGAFTGRTVVICNREQSDPDALERVEGIYRTIGMPITYMAAEDQDLHSAYISHISHITSFALALTVLEKEREEEHIFDLAGGGFESTVRLAKSSARTWAPIFLQNKYNVLDVLREHIHQLQIFRRMLERDDVKGLTAAMEKANTIKRILK; encoded by the coding sequence ATGAAGACGGCGATCATCGGTATCGGGCTGATCGGGGGCTCTTTCGCCCTGAGCCTGAAGGAACACGGCCTGAGCGACGAAATATGGGGCGTGGACAAATCGGAAGCCAACCGGGACAAGGCGCTGGAAATGGGGCTGGTGGACCGGATCGTCACGCTGGACGAAGCGGCTGCGGGAGCCGACCTGATCGTGCTGGCCACGCCGGTGGATACCATTCCGCTGCTGGCCGTGAAACTGCTCAACAAGGCGAACGAACGGCAGGTGATCATGGACATGGGTTCGATCAAGGCGGAACTATGCGAGGTGATCGAACGGCACCCCAACCGGGGGCGTTTCGTAGCCACCCACCCCATGTGGGGCACCGAATACAGCGGTCCAGAAGCGGCCGTGAAAGGTGCCTTTACGGGACGTACCGTGGTGATCTGCAACCGGGAGCAGAGCGATCCGGACGCCCTGGAACGGGTCGAAGGCATCTACCGGACGATCGGTATGCCGATCACCTACATGGCGGCCGAGGACCAGGACCTGCATTCGGCCTACATCTCCCACATTTCGCACATCACCTCGTTCGCTCTGGCGCTCACCGTGCTGGAAAAGGAGCGCGAGGAGGAGCACATCTTCGACCTGGCGGGAGGCGGCTTCGAGAGCACGGTGCGTCTGGCCAAAAGTTCGGCCCGCACGTGGGCGCCCATCTTCCTGCAGAACAAGTACAACGTGCTCGACGTGCTGCGCGAGCACATCCACCAGCTGCAGATCTTCCGGCGGATGCTCGAACGCGACGACGTGAAGGGACTGACGGCCGCCATGGAAAAAGCCAATACGATCAAACGAATTCTCAAATAA
- a CDS encoding chorismate mutase: METNFSLDRKRPLIISGPCSAETEQQTLDTCTRLAATGLVDVLRAGIWKPRTRPGTFEGIGLVGLSWMARAKELTGLPFGVEVANAKHVESALEFGADMVWIGARTTGNPFSVQEVADALRGSQVTVLVKNPMNPDLDLWAGAVARLTNVGIPLERIGLIHRGFSYFGHSEYRNAPMWHLAIEMRSRFPEMMMICDPSHICGSRPRLLEVSQKAADLRFDGLIVESHICPDKAWSDASQQLTPSDFETMIRSINWRADSTDNPEFVKALSGLRDQIDQIDSEVFDLLSRRMKVAEKIGEVKKENNVAILQGGRWSSIVEKVTAQAPKLGLSEEFLKTVLEAIHIESINRQNDVMNKYK, encoded by the coding sequence ATGGAAACAAACTTTTCACTCGATAGGAAACGCCCCCTTATCATCTCCGGCCCGTGCAGCGCGGAGACGGAACAGCAAACCCTCGACACCTGCACCCGGCTGGCCGCCACCGGACTGGTGGACGTCCTGCGGGCCGGCATCTGGAAACCCCGCACACGGCCCGGCACGTTCGAGGGCATCGGTCTGGTGGGCCTGTCGTGGATGGCCAGGGCCAAGGAGCTGACCGGACTGCCGTTCGGCGTGGAGGTGGCCAATGCCAAACACGTGGAGAGCGCGCTCGAATTCGGCGCAGACATGGTCTGGATCGGGGCCCGGACCACGGGCAACCCCTTCAGCGTGCAGGAGGTGGCCGACGCCCTGCGCGGCTCGCAGGTGACGGTGCTGGTCAAGAACCCGATGAATCCCGACCTCGACCTGTGGGCAGGCGCCGTGGCCCGTCTGACCAACGTGGGAATTCCCCTGGAACGTATCGGACTGATCCACCGGGGCTTCTCCTATTTCGGACACAGCGAGTACCGCAACGCCCCCATGTGGCATCTGGCCATCGAGATGCGCAGCCGGTTTCCGGAAATGATGATGATCTGCGATCCGTCGCACATCTGCGGCAGCCGCCCCCGCCTGCTGGAAGTGTCGCAGAAGGCGGCCGACCTGCGGTTCGACGGACTGATCGTGGAGAGCCATATCTGCCCGGACAAGGCCTGGAGCGACGCCTCGCAGCAACTCACCCCGTCCGATTTCGAGACCATGATCCGCAGCATCAACTGGCGGGCCGACAGCACCGACAATCCCGAATTCGTGAAGGCGCTCTCCGGACTGCGCGACCAGATCGACCAGATCGACTCGGAGGTGTTCGACCTGCTGAGCAGGCGGATGAAGGTGGCCGAAAAGATCGGCGAAGTGAAAAAGGAGAACAATGTGGCCATCCTGCAGGGAGGCCGCTGGTCGAGCATCGTGGAAAAGGTGACGGCACAGGCACCCAAGCTGGGACTGAGCGAAGAGTTCCTGAAAACGGTGCTGGAAGCGATCCACATCGAGAGCATCAACCGTCAGAATGACGTGATGAACAAATACAAATAA
- a CDS encoding WG repeat-containing protein, which produces MRLPTIGQYVESVAQPFGLFRTLRGYEAERDMFGEVRIRAGNNAAVFRLEGADGPLALKCYIKQGRFTKEIYDYIRSHPSPLLAGGARRLCDELFVYDHCERGRYYDVTVAEWVEGESLDRMIRSAALREDRDRLQALAGGFDRLALGLLAQEWAHGDLKPENIVVREDGTQVLVDYDAMFIPPLAGEQTQEVGTLNYQHPLRDTSMYDKHIDDYSIVLISTSLHALALDPGLYLRFNDSDNILLSPAETVAGRSAAYDEIVETALRAGRHALVNMARTLTSPVPVIDRVALLLHDLAQTACRPRIAPEETCLFERNGKWGYAGPDGRTVIEPIYEDAAEFSEGLASVRLEGRWSFIDVSGRVEIDCGRYERVQSFHEGRAAVRRNGAWGYIDIRGEEVIAPGFEIAGAMREGAAVVKQGGLYGYIDRDGRWIITPRFEYAVSFRNGTARVQKETKTYQIDKSGRTLYVIA; this is translated from the coding sequence GTGAGGCTCCCCACCATCGGTCAATACGTCGAAAGCGTCGCCCAGCCCTTCGGACTGTTCCGCACGCTGAGGGGATACGAGGCGGAACGCGACATGTTCGGCGAAGTCCGTATCCGCGCAGGCAACAACGCGGCCGTATTCCGGCTCGAAGGAGCGGACGGCCCGCTGGCCCTCAAATGCTACATCAAGCAGGGGCGCTTCACGAAAGAGATCTACGACTACATCCGGTCGCACCCGTCGCCGCTTCTGGCCGGAGGTGCGCGCCGGTTGTGCGACGAACTGTTCGTCTACGACCACTGCGAACGGGGCCGCTATTACGACGTAACGGTCGCCGAATGGGTGGAGGGCGAGAGCCTCGACCGGATGATCCGCTCGGCCGCCCTGCGGGAGGACCGCGACCGGCTGCAGGCACTGGCCGGGGGATTCGACAGGCTGGCCCTCGGTCTCCTCGCACAGGAATGGGCCCACGGCGATCTGAAACCGGAAAATATCGTCGTCCGTGAAGACGGGACGCAGGTTCTCGTCGATTACGACGCCATGTTCATCCCGCCGCTGGCCGGCGAGCAAACACAGGAAGTGGGAACGCTCAACTACCAGCATCCCCTGCGCGACACCTCGATGTACGACAAACATATCGACGATTATTCCATCGTGCTGATCTCGACCAGTCTTCACGCGCTGGCGCTCGATCCGGGGCTCTACCTGCGGTTCAACGACTCGGACAATATCCTGCTCTCGCCGGCCGAGACGGTCGCGGGCAGAAGCGCCGCCTACGACGAAATCGTGGAAACGGCCCTGCGGGCCGGCCGCCATGCCCTGGTGAACATGGCCCGGACACTGACCTCACCCGTTCCGGTCATCGACCGCGTGGCGCTCCTGCTGCACGATCTGGCACAGACTGCCTGCAGGCCCCGTATCGCGCCCGAGGAAACGTGCCTGTTCGAACGGAACGGGAAATGGGGTTATGCCGGTCCCGACGGCAGGACCGTGATCGAGCCGATCTACGAAGATGCGGCGGAGTTCAGCGAAGGATTGGCATCCGTCCGGCTGGAGGGCCGCTGGAGTTTCATCGACGTCTCGGGCCGTGTGGAGATCGACTGCGGCCGGTACGAACGTGTCCAGTCGTTCCATGAAGGCCGCGCCGCCGTCAGACGGAACGGCGCATGGGGTTACATAGACATCCGGGGCGAGGAGGTGATCGCCCCCGGATTCGAGATCGCAGGCGCCATGCGGGAAGGGGCGGCCGTAGTGAAACAGGGCGGCCTGTACGGATACATCGACCGCGACGGCCGCTGGATCATCACGCCCCGGTTCGAATATGCCGTCAGTTTCCGGAACGGGACGGCCCGGGTACAGAAAGAGACAAAAACATACCAAATAGACAAATCAGGCCGTACGCTATACGTTATTGCATAA
- a CDS encoding vWA domain-containing protein, whose protein sequence is MYSARITRLNPTAFIILIDQSGSMEERVLFNATRMTKADSVALVTNRLISELILRSCREDGVRDYFDIAVIGYCGDRATSLLGEKGQFVRPSQLVQMDCPKRKITRERILPGGESVITTLEQKYWISPQAGGSTPMYAALLSAYDLAGRWCRRAHNRHSYPLTIFNITDGEASDGDPEQLQEIAEKIRALRTDDGNVLLLNIHISSHEGTSPVIFPASPEELPQDRYARLLYDMSSTMPAAYNETIFQIRDNPTDPPFRGMSYNTSITDLIAMMNIGSLSVNLIQ, encoded by the coding sequence ATGTATTCTGCGAGGATAACCCGGCTTAATCCCACGGCATTTATCATACTGATCGACCAGTCCGGTTCGATGGAGGAGCGGGTCCTGTTCAATGCCACACGAATGACCAAAGCCGACTCCGTGGCACTGGTAACCAACCGGCTCATCAGCGAGCTCATTCTGCGTTCCTGCCGGGAAGACGGCGTAAGGGACTATTTCGACATCGCCGTGATCGGCTACTGCGGCGACAGGGCCACCTCCCTGCTCGGCGAGAAGGGACAGTTCGTCCGCCCGTCGCAACTGGTGCAGATGGACTGCCCCAAACGGAAAATCACCCGGGAAAGAATACTGCCCGGAGGAGAGAGCGTCATCACCACGCTGGAACAGAAATACTGGATCAGTCCCCAGGCCGGCGGCAGCACTCCGATGTACGCGGCCCTGCTCTCCGCCTACGATCTGGCCGGACGCTGGTGCCGCCGGGCCCACAACCGCCATTCCTATCCGCTCACCATCTTCAACATCACGGACGGAGAGGCTTCCGACGGCGATCCGGAACAGCTGCAGGAGATCGCCGAGAAGATCAGGGCCCTGCGTACGGACGACGGCAACGTCCTGCTGCTCAACATCCATATCTCCTCCCACGAGGGCACTTCCCCGGTCATCTTCCCCGCCTCCCCGGAGGAGTTGCCGCAGGACCGGTATGCACGGCTGCTCTACGACATGTCCAGCACGATGCCCGCCGCCTACAACGAAACCATTTTCCAGATACGCGACAACCCGACCGATCCACCGTTCCGCGGCATGAGTTACAACACCTCGATCACCGACCTGATCGCCATGATGAACATCGGATCGCTCAGCGTAAACCTAATCCAGTAA
- a CDS encoding WG repeat-containing protein: MPTNLTNYLESILNPRGCFRTLDGIFARCGENGEPLFSSAEYTVKFETEWQNRRYRLICFLQESQSLLNRVRALVSNPVIQQCPYLAPTRYLDREMLVFDDMGHAAYHDVVLQEADEGIRLDKVLLECSMKNDAETPGKLLRALYDLSCWMHGHGIVHNNIRLVNVQVLRGETLRLINFESAQAVSDDRKEHTTDPYAIDNLALANLAIVLYLASCNPRLYGQLRHTILHRLHDLRKILPELCRRAESMGHEALFELTCTIRNNNGKLKGRERLNSLLKRLIDHGPVQDEQLREILLSPLDKGKAPQRDLAFRPIAPKQEGVGEGFPAYDWKSGVYDTLVRVEHRGKYFYTDRNGKRAIDREYDFAYDFYEGRAVVVVGDNYALIDREGTPVIPFICEDLEWDPFTGTAKVMIDGKWGLFDRSGQPLVPMKYDWMGGSGDGLIVARIGEQYGYIRKDGSEGIPFIYEDAFSFEKGKALVELNGEQFSIDTEGHRI, encoded by the coding sequence ATGCCGACGAACCTGACCAACTATCTGGAGAGCATCCTCAACCCCAGGGGATGTTTCAGAACACTGGACGGAATTTTCGCCCGGTGCGGCGAAAACGGCGAACCTCTTTTCTCCTCGGCGGAATATACCGTCAAATTCGAAACGGAATGGCAGAACCGCAGGTACCGGCTCATCTGTTTCCTGCAAGAATCGCAGTCATTGCTCAACCGGGTGCGGGCGCTGGTTTCCAATCCGGTAATACAGCAATGTCCCTACCTGGCGCCGACCCGCTACCTCGACCGGGAGATGCTGGTGTTCGACGACATGGGACACGCCGCCTACCACGACGTCGTACTGCAGGAGGCGGACGAAGGCATCAGGCTGGACAAGGTGCTGCTCGAATGCAGCATGAAGAACGATGCGGAAACTCCCGGCAAACTGCTCCGCGCCCTGTACGACCTCTCCTGCTGGATGCACGGCCACGGAATCGTACACAACAACATCCGGCTCGTCAACGTACAGGTACTGAGAGGAGAGACCCTGCGGCTCATCAATTTCGAATCCGCACAGGCCGTCAGCGACGACAGGAAGGAACATACGACAGATCCCTATGCCATCGACAACCTGGCCCTGGCGAATCTGGCCATCGTACTCTATCTCGCCTCCTGCAATCCGCGTCTTTACGGTCAGCTCCGACATACCATCCTGCATCGTTTGCACGACCTGCGCAAAATCCTGCCCGAACTGTGCCGGAGAGCCGAAAGCATGGGACACGAAGCCCTGTTCGAACTGACCTGCACCATTCGGAACAACAACGGGAAACTGAAAGGACGGGAACGTCTGAATTCGCTGCTCAAAAGGCTGATCGACCACGGTCCCGTGCAGGACGAGCAACTGCGGGAGATATTGCTCTCTCCGCTCGACAAGGGTAAAGCTCCGCAGCGTGATCTCGCTTTCCGCCCGATCGCGCCGAAACAGGAGGGTGTAGGAGAGGGCTTCCCGGCCTATGACTGGAAAAGCGGCGTATACGACACGCTGGTGAGGGTGGAGCACCGGGGCAAATATTTCTATACGGACCGCAACGGCAAACGGGCCATCGACCGGGAATACGATTTCGCATACGACTTTTACGAAGGCCGGGCCGTGGTCGTAGTCGGGGACAATTACGCTCTGATCGACCGGGAGGGCACGCCGGTCATCCCCTTCATCTGCGAAGATCTGGAATGGGACCCCTTCACGGGCACGGCCAAAGTGATGATCGACGGGAAATGGGGTCTGTTCGACCGTAGCGGACAACCGCTCGTCCCGATGAAATACGACTGGATGGGCGGTTCGGGCGACGGGCTGATCGTGGCCCGGATCGGCGAACAGTACGGCTATATCCGCAAGGACGGCAGCGAAGGTATCCCGTTCATCTACGAAGACGCCTTCAGTTTCGAAAAGGGGAAGGCGCTCGTGGAGCTGAACGGAGAGCAGTTCAGCATAGACACGGAAGGACACCGCATCTGA
- a CDS encoding DUF4293 domain-containing protein, producing the protein MIQRIQTIYLFVLTALIAAMLFTPLARFLGGTEEFRLMAFGVKSLGEPAGPGAVSPYVASTVYMGVLLVLAAVLPLVNIFLYKRRWLQMRLCVVEIVLLVGVQIFVCYYIFRAWRSVAGFEIHSVSYTLVDVFPLIGIVLAYMAMRGIIHDETLVKSLDRIR; encoded by the coding sequence ATGATACAACGTATTCAGACCATTTACCTGTTCGTGCTGACGGCGCTGATAGCGGCCATGCTCTTTACCCCGCTGGCCCGCTTCCTGGGAGGGACCGAAGAGTTCCGCCTCATGGCTTTCGGGGTGAAAAGCCTCGGGGAGCCTGCCGGGCCCGGGGCCGTTTCGCCCTATGTGGCTTCGACCGTCTATATGGGGGTGCTGCTCGTGCTGGCCGCCGTCCTGCCCCTTGTCAATATCTTCCTTTACAAACGGCGCTGGCTCCAGATGCGTCTGTGCGTGGTGGAGATCGTGCTGCTGGTCGGTGTACAGATATTCGTATGCTACTATATTTTCCGGGCATGGCGCAGCGTGGCCGGTTTCGAAATCCATTCCGTGAGCTATACGCTGGTCGATGTCTTCCCGCTGATCGGAATCGTTCTTGCCTATATGGCCATGAGGGGAATTATCCACGACGAGACGCTGGTCAAATCGCTCGACCGGATTCGGTAG